The following proteins are encoded in a genomic region of Gemmatimonadales bacterium:
- a CDS encoding chemotaxis protein CheD codes for MNERIVKVADWAADTGDTVLVTLGLGSCVAMTLYDPVAQAGALAHLMLPSQALSQDRSRPGKFPETALPVLLERLTALGASRRRLRARLVGGASMFANTSAPGAPGMGERNVLAARDVLKSAHLPIVGEDTGKAHGRSVYFYLRDGRLEVRSVAHGNREV; via the coding sequence GTGAACGAGCGCATCGTCAAGGTCGCGGACTGGGCGGCGGACACCGGAGACACGGTCCTAGTGACGCTGGGCCTCGGCTCATGCGTGGCGATGACACTCTACGATCCGGTCGCCCAGGCCGGCGCGCTGGCGCATCTGATGCTTCCGTCGCAGGCGCTGTCGCAGGACCGCTCCCGCCCGGGCAAGTTCCCGGAGACGGCGCTGCCGGTGCTGCTCGAGCGGCTGACCGCCCTGGGAGCGTCTCGGCGGCGGTTGCGGGCGCGGCTGGTCGGCGGCGCGAGCATGTTCGCCAACACTTCCGCCCCCGGGGCGCCGGGCATGGGGGAGCGCAACGTGCTCGCGGCCAGGGACGTGCTGAAGTCCGCGCACCTCCCGATAGTCGGTGAGGACACCGGGAAGGCCCACGGGCGATCGGTCTACTTCTATCTTCGGGATGGTCGGCTCGAAGTCCGGTCGGTCGCGCATGGGAACCGAGAGGTCTGA
- the cheB gene encoding chemotaxis-specific protein-glutamate methyltransferase CheB — MGTERSERRPSVLVVDDSALMRRVLSDIITGSGEFRVVGTARNGLDAVRKVHAYQPDLVTMDLSMPELDGLGAIGYIMSETPRPIVVVSARAGRDCEEAIRALELGAVDLVEKPDGSGRDSAATVAPRLIAALRAAVAADLGHVRVMARPRPAQPRGPETPGTARLALAIAASTGGPRALAEVIPALPAGLQAATLVVQHMPGGFTRSLAERLDSQSRLRVVEAEHGVVAHADTVYIAPGDYHLRVRGHAGAATLELSREPTLWGVRPAADHLFRSVAEVFGPASVGVVLTGMGRDGAEGLLAIREAGGATIAQDRDTAVVYGMPLAAVQVGGAREVAPLDRIAERSSTELMRLRLTGRA, encoded by the coding sequence ATGGGAACCGAGAGGTCTGAGCGGAGGCCGTCCGTCCTGGTGGTGGACGATAGTGCCCTGATGCGCCGGGTACTCTCGGACATCATCACGGGTTCGGGCGAGTTCCGCGTCGTCGGCACGGCGCGCAACGGTCTCGACGCGGTCAGGAAGGTGCACGCCTACCAGCCGGACCTGGTGACGATGGACTTGTCCATGCCCGAGCTCGACGGCTTGGGCGCGATCGGGTACATCATGAGCGAGACGCCGCGTCCCATCGTCGTGGTGAGCGCGCGCGCGGGCCGCGACTGCGAGGAAGCGATCCGCGCTCTCGAGCTGGGCGCGGTGGACCTGGTCGAGAAGCCCGACGGGAGCGGCAGGGACTCGGCGGCGACCGTGGCGCCGCGGCTGATCGCCGCGTTGCGCGCCGCGGTGGCCGCGGACTTGGGCCACGTGCGGGTGATGGCGCGCCCGCGGCCCGCGCAACCCCGCGGCCCGGAGACCCCGGGAACGGCGCGCCTCGCGCTGGCCATCGCCGCCTCGACGGGGGGGCCGCGCGCGCTCGCGGAGGTGATCCCGGCGTTGCCGGCCGGGCTCCAGGCGGCGACGCTGGTCGTGCAGCACATGCCTGGCGGCTTCACCAGGAGCCTCGCCGAGCGGCTGGACAGCCAGTCCCGGCTGCGGGTGGTGGAAGCCGAGCACGGCGTCGTGGCCCACGCCGACACCGTCTACATCGCGCCGGGCGACTACCACCTTCGGGTGCGCGGCCATGCCGGCGCGGCGACGCTCGAGCTCTCGCGGGAGCCGACGCTGTGGGGTGTACGGCCGGCCGCCGACCACCTCTTCCGTTCCGTCGCCGAGGTGTTCGGCCCGGCTTCGGTGGGCGTGGTGCTGACGGGGATGGGGCGCGACGGGGCGGAGGGCCTGCTGGCCATACGCGAGGCCGGCGGCGCGACGATCGCCCAGGATCGCGATACGGCGGTAGTCTACGGCATGCCGCTCGCGGCGGTGCAGGTCGGGGGCGCGCGCGAGGTGGCGCCGCTCGATCGCATCGCGGAGCGCAGCTCCACCGAACTGATGCGCCTGCGCCTGACGGGACGCGCGTGA
- a CDS encoding chemotaxis protein CheW, which yields MIAAEAFLVVRAGGERYGIGLGMVREVVDVSVLRAVPARTPAMRGVMLLRERFLSLVHLGALLAGGVPAPAVGDTAVVVYVGEAAVALEVDEVLEVVEGGATFVGSAPASWAAGVWRVGTELVTVIDLEALAERLTAIEEPA from the coding sequence GTGATCGCGGCCGAGGCCTTCCTGGTGGTGCGCGCCGGCGGGGAGCGGTACGGCATCGGCCTGGGCATGGTGCGTGAGGTGGTGGACGTCTCGGTGCTGCGTGCAGTGCCCGCGCGCACTCCGGCGATGCGCGGTGTGATGCTGCTGCGCGAGCGGTTCCTATCGCTGGTTCACCTCGGGGCGCTGCTAGCGGGGGGCGTGCCGGCGCCGGCAGTGGGGGACACGGCGGTAGTCGTGTACGTGGGCGAGGCGGCCGTCGCTCTCGAGGTGGACGAAGTGCTCGAGGTCGTGGAGGGCGGCGCGACGTTCGTGGGGAGCGCGCCGGCGTCGTGGGCGGCGGGGGTGTGGCGCGTGGGTACCGAACTGGTCACGGTGATCGACCTGGAAGCCTTGGCCGAGCGCCTGACCGCAATCGAGGAGCCGGCATGA
- a CDS encoding chemotaxis protein CheW, which translates to MSQGDDIQVVVFRVGGQEFAFNVFHVQRILRYEAPSPLPKAPAFLEGILQVHGAVVPVIDLRKRFELADARLREETRMMVLECDGVNVAVIVDAVLEVLRISSEAVSLPPAVVRGLAAEYIQGIITVGARTVVLLQTGRLVTSSERISLEAIQAEPVHG; encoded by the coding sequence ATGAGCCAAGGTGACGACATCCAGGTCGTCGTCTTCCGCGTGGGCGGGCAGGAGTTCGCCTTCAACGTCTTCCACGTCCAGCGCATTCTGCGCTACGAGGCGCCGTCGCCACTGCCCAAGGCCCCCGCCTTCCTCGAGGGGATCCTGCAGGTGCACGGCGCGGTCGTGCCGGTGATCGATCTGCGAAAGCGGTTCGAGCTCGCCGATGCGCGCCTGCGCGAGGAAACGCGGATGATGGTACTCGAGTGCGACGGGGTGAATGTGGCGGTCATCGTGGACGCGGTCCTCGAAGTGCTGCGTATCAGCTCCGAAGCCGTCAGCCTGCCGCCCGCCGTGGTTCGCGGCCTCGCCGCCGAGTACATCCAGGGCATCATCACGGTCGGGGCGCGGACGGTCGTCCTCCTTCAGACCGGCCGGCTCGTCACTTCGTCGGAGCGGATCTCGCTCGAGGCCATCCAGGCGGAGCCGGTCCATGGCTGA